The Primulina tabacum isolate GXHZ01 chromosome 16, ASM2559414v2, whole genome shotgun sequence genome window below encodes:
- the LOC142530128 gene encoding ATP synthase subunit gamma, mitochondrial-like — protein MKSVKNIQKITKAMNMVAASKLLAVQTRAEKSCGLWQPFTALLGDTPSVDVKKNVIVTVSSDKGLCGGINSTSVKISRGLYKINSGPEKETKYVILGEKAKAQLVRDSKILS, from the exons ATGAAGAGTGtcaaaaatattcaaaaaatcACCAAGGCAATGAATATGGTTGCTGCTTCAAAGCTCCTAGCTGTTCAAACAAGAGCCGAAAAATCATGTGGCCTATGGCAACCTTTCACTGCTTTGCTTGGTGACACTCCAa GTGTTGATGTCAAGAAGAATGTTATTGTGACGGTATCTTCTGACAAAGGTCTTTGTGGTGGAATCAATTCTACCTCTGTCAAAATAAGCAGGGGCCTTTATAAGATAAATTCAG GTCCTGAAAAGGAAACTAAATATGTTATTTTGGGAGAAAAGGCTAAGGCCCAACTTGTGCGTGATTCAAAGATATTGAGCTAG